In one Mauremys mutica isolate MM-2020 ecotype Southern chromosome 3, ASM2049712v1, whole genome shotgun sequence genomic region, the following are encoded:
- the MARCKS gene encoding myristoylated alanine-rich C-kinase substrate, with amino-acid sequence MGAQFSKTAAKGDAAAEKPGEAVAASPSKANGQENGHVKVNGDASPAAAEAGKEEVQANGSAPAEETAKEEQASSEPASEKEGTEAESTEPASPAEGEPSLKAEEGATPSSSNETPKKKKKRFSFKKSFKLSGFSFKKNKKEAGEGAENDGAAASAEGGKDEAATAPEATSNEEGKSAQEESCAAAASGTEETKEETGDSQEAKSEETAPEKPAGEEAKPVEEQKPEDKPEEAPAASAPSATTEATSTEQEAPKVEEAALPTQEVPSESSPEAPPAESAE; translated from the exons ATGGGTGCCCAGTTCTCCAAGACTGCTGCAAAAGGCGACGCCGCTGCTGAGAAACCTGGGGAAGCAGTGGCTGCATCTCCTTCCAAGGCGAATGGACAG GAAAATGGCCATGTAAAGGTGAATGGTGATgcctctccagcagctgctgaggcaggcaaggaggaggTCCAAGCAAATGGCAGTGCACCTGCTGAAGAGACAGCGAAGGAAGAGCAAGCCTCTTCTGAGCCTGCCTCCGAGAAGGAGGGAACAGAAGCAGAGAGTACTGAGCCAGCCTCGCCTGCTGAGGGAGAGCCCTCCttgaaggcagaggagggggctaCCCCTTCTTCCAGCAATGAGACCccgaaaaaaaagaagaagcgcTTTTCCTTCAAAAAGTCCTTTAAGCTAAGTGGCTTCtcctttaaaaagaacaaaaaggaggctggggaaggagcagagaatGACGGTGCAGCTGCCTCTGCAGAGGGAGGGAAAGATGAAGCAGCTACTGCCCCAGAAGCGACAAGCAATGAGGAGGGTAAATCTGCCCAGGAGGAGTCCTGCGCTGCTGCAGCTAGCGGCACAGAGGAAACAAAGGAGGAGACTGGTGACTCTCAGGAAGCAAAATCAGAAGAGACAGCACCAGAGAAGCCTGCGGGAGAAGAGGCCAAGCCTGTTGAAGAGCAAAAGCCTGAGGATAAACCAGAAGaggcaccagctgcctctgcccctaGTGCTACAACTGAGGCCACCTCAACTGAACAAGAGGCACCCAAAGTAGAAGAGGCAGCACTTCCTACACAGGAAGTCCCATCTGAATCTAGTCCAGAAGCCCCACCAGCTGAATCGGCAGAGTAA